The genomic region GGTAATATGACAATTGCCGATGGAATCAGCAAATCGTTGTGACTGGTTTGCGTGTCTGCGTTAGATTTGCTACAAGTTTCCTGCCAAGTTTTAGTATTTGCCCAAGCTTTAGGCGTTTGGCAGATATTAGCAGCGTATAGATTATCCACTTTTGATGCTCCTGGGTAGTGACTCCATATATATCTACTCACCCAAGACAGCTGAATTCGGATTATTGGCTAAACAACCATCTTCCATGTAAACAATGCGATCGGCGATGTCGAGAATGCGGTTATCGTGGGTGACAAGCAGGATAGTACAACCTTGTTCCTTTGCCAAACGCTGCATAATCTCCACCACATCACGCCCAGATTTTTTATCAAGTGCGGCTGTGGGTTCGTCTGCTAACACAATTTTAGGATGACTCACTAACGCACGAGCGATCGCCACTCGTTGTTTTTGTCCTCCTGAGAGGTTTTCTGGATAATAATCAACTCGATGTCCCAAACCAACGCTTTCTAGCATGGCTGTGGCTTTAGCGTTTAAATCTTCAGCAAGATAGCGATCGTGCAATTCTAAAGACATTCTTACGTTTTGTTTCGCAGTCAGAAATGACATCAGATTGTGTGCTTGAAAGATATATCCAATTTGGCAGCGTAACCGAGTTAATAGTTTTTTGTTTGCCCCACGAATTTCCTGTCCGAGTATTTTCAAACTACCTTCTTGAGCCGATCGCAACCCTCCCATCAGGCTTAATAAAGTTGTCTTACCAGAACCAGAAGGTCCGGTCATAATAATAATTTCTCCAGGCATAATCTCCAAATTAATATCAAATAAAACTTGTTTTTTTAGTTCGCCTTGTCCGAAGTAGTGGTTGAGATTTTGGATAGAAATAACGGGAGTCGAGAGTCGGGAGTCGGGAGTCGGGAGTGGAGCTGTAATATTCATTGTTTAGTTAACGGTGAATAACAAATGATAAATGACTAAAAAACATCAGCAGGATCGGCAGAACGAAGTTTTTGCATTGCGACTGCTCCAGATATGCTACACATAACAAACGTAATTGCTAATACAAAGATTGCGCGTTCTATCTTCATGCCAATAGGCATTAAAATTGCAGCAGCGGCAATTTGATATAATCCTAAAGAAATCAGAAAACCTGGAATATATCCCAAAATTGCTAATATCAGTGATTCCTGAATCAAAACACCTAATAAGTAGCGATCGCTATACCCCATTGCTTTAAGCGTGGCGTATTCTGGTAAGTGATTGGCAACATCAGTGTAAAGAATTTGATAAACTATCACTATGCCAACAATGATACCGACAACCACACCAAGTCCAAAAATAAATCCAATCGCACCTTGGCTTTCCCAGTAATACTTTTCTACCTCTGCAAATTCTTGTGGTGTCATCACCCTAACATCATTTGAAAGATTTGCTGTTAATTGTGCTTTGACGCTTTCTGAATTTATCCCCGGTTTGAGTTGAATTAATCCAATTTCAATTTGATTCGATTTGCGATCGGGTAGTAGTTTTAGAAAACTTGAATCGCTAACGATCGCATTACCATCAGCAGCAAAAGATGCGCCAATTCTAAATAAGCCTACTGTACGAATATTTTGCTGATTTAATTGTACTTCTACACTGCCTTGCTTTTCTACTGTCTCTGCGATCGCACCATATTCGGGACGAGAAGCGCGATCGAATAAAGCAGTATTTAAAAGTTGCAATCGCTTCGCATTTTGTTGAATTTCTGGTACGGCAAAGCTAGGCGCATTCGGATCGATACCCCAAATTAAAATAGTTCTGTCAATTCGCGTTGTGGGATTTTTCCATTCTCCTCTCCCAATATAAATTGAACTAACAGAAGACACGCCATTGTATGCCAATGTTTGATATAATCTTTCTCTTGAAAAGCTTTGTAGCGTAGACAGCGATTCAAATTGCCGATTAATCATTACTAAATCTGCTTGTAATAAGCTTTGTGTCTGTGTCGCACTGTCGTAAAGAGAGTCATTGAAACCTAACTGAATAAAGATGAGCATATCCGCAAAACCAATTCCCGCGATCGCCACTAACAAGCGTGTCTTTTCTTTCATTAATTGATGCCATGCGAGGGGAATTTTTTTTAGCCATTTCATAGTTTTGGTTGGTAATTGGTAATTGGTAATTGGTAATTGATGGTATACGCCCATTACTTGTAGGGGCGGGTTTATCGATATGTTTAGTTCAAAATAGATTTTCTTGCTAAACCCGCCCTTGCCTTTGTCGCAGTCAATTTAATTCGTTCCGATAATTTATTGTGAATTCTGAATAAGATGCCTTTGTCGCATGAGAAGAAAGAAGGGTAAACCTGTAGAAACGCCAATTAAGCTACTTGCGAAATAAACCCATAAATATTTCATTCTCAATCGCGAACCTTCCCATAAAATAAATGCCCATAGAACTAATTCCGCCACAATGACATCCCAACCAAATAAGGCTGAAATTTTGTTAGTAAATAGCTGTTGTACAAAGATTTGAGGGTTGAATCCTTGCTCGAATAGAAAAGGTAAAATTTCAGAGAAGGCTAAAGCAGTGCCTAATATACAAAGTGTCAAATACAAAACTTGCACCATCTCAATTTCTCCTTCGTTTGCGCGTGAAATATAATCTGTTGTGTGGAAGGGATTTTGCGATCGAACTCTGGCGCGATGACAAGATCTTGGTTCAAATCCGGCTCGTGGGAAGGGCGGGTTTTGCATTCTCTCCCTGGTGCGATGGCAAGATCTTGGCTAAACCCGCCCCTACAGATCTTGTTTGGTGGTTCAACATCAATGGAATGAAATTATTTATACCGAACATGCGTTATGCTTTGCAACAAACAAAATCTATAATTGAATTGCTGTTTCTACCTGTAAATTCGTCAACCCAGCTACCTGTTGACTAGCTTCTGGACTGAGGCGAATTTTAACTTCGACTATGCGCCGATCTAGATTTTCTCCAGGCTGGTTGCTAAACACATTTTGGCGATCGACCTGTAAACCGATTTGGGAAACCTTACCACGCAACTGTCCTGAAATTGCTTGACTAGTAATGACGGCTGGCTGTCCCAACTTAACTTTACCGATATCAGTTTGATAAACTTCAGCGACAGCAACCATTTGAGCCGTTTGTCCCATTTCTACAATGCCCGAATCGCTAATTTTTTCTCCTTCTCGCGTGCGAATCTTGAGAATTTGCCCAGACATAGGGGCGCGAATATAGGCTTCTTGTAGCTGCGTTTCAGATGTTTTCACAGCGGCGATCGCAGTATCTACTTCTGTTTGGGCTGCATTTACATCTACCGGACGCACCTCGGCAATCTGATTCAGGGTAGCTTTGGCTTCTTGTAGTTGAGCCTGTAAAGTTTCCACCGTGCGGTTTTTCCCCGAAAGTGCTTCCTTTAACTGTGCTTGTGCGGTTTCTAGGGTTAATCGCCTGCTATCTATGTTCGATGCAGAGATCGCACCTTGACGATATAATTGTAAAAAACGATTATACTCCGCTAGGGCGTTGTTGACTTCTGCTTGATAGCGAGCAATAGTAGCATTTTGAGTTGACGTTTCTCCAGCAATTTCTGCTTGTATCCGGGCAATAGTCGCTTCTTGCGCCTTAATTTCTCCTGTTTTTGCCCCTGCTCTCACCTGTGCTAACTTAGCTTGGGCAACTCTGACTTGTTCGCGTGCTTGTGCCAAAGCATTTTGCAAGCGATCGCAAGAATCTAAAATTGCAATAGTTTGTCCTGCTTTGACGCGATCGCCTTCTTTAACTAATAATTGGTCTACGCGATCGCCATCCAATGCCGATGGGGCAAATAAGCGGATTGCTTCTGTTTCTGGTTCTAGTCGTCCCAAAGCTGTAACTTGCGTTACTGGGGGAGTTGTTGCCACAGGAGGAGAAGGCTGAGAAGATTGAGAAACGACATAAAAGCCAGTTGCACCTGTTATGGCAGTTGCCGTCAGAATTAACCCAGCTATCCAGCGATTTGAAGGTTTTAAAATTTCATTGGTCATTGGTAGTTGGTAATGGGTAATGGGTAATTGGTAACTGATTATTTTAGGTATGCTACGAGAATTTTGCTGAGTAAGGTTGCTTGTTCTGGATAGGAAATTGTTTCAGTTTCAAATATTCCTCGCATTAATAAACCGTAAAGATAGTTCAGGACAAAATCCGCGATCGCTTTATCTGGTACTTGCAAATAGTCGGCGATTGCTTGCGTAGTCTTATCCCAAGAGCTGTGAAAAGCATTATTTCTGCTCAATTCCGCTTTTTCCTGCTGGTAGAATTCCACCCAAAGTAAAACTTGCTTGCAAAAATCATCTTCATTTTTAGCCACAAAATTGAACATAGTTTCAATTCGCTCTGTTAAGGTGGGTGGATTTCCCGCCTCCGCCAAGAAGTTGAGCAAGTCTTGTCTGTCTAGTTCTTCTACCAACTGAAGAAATAAGGCTTGTTTGCTGGGAAAGTAATGATAAAGCGTCCCTGTAGACACACCCAACCCTTGAGCTAACTGTCGCATGGTGATCGAACCGTAGCCTCTTTCGGCAAATAGATCGAAACTCTTGAGCAACAGTTCTTTACGATATTGGTCGTGGTCTACAATCTTGGGCATCGGGACAATTAATTTGACTCTACATTAGATCGAACGTTTGATATAAATAAATATAAAACAAACGTCCAATATAAATCAAGTAGGAGCGGTTTTTTTGCAGCATATATGTCAAGTAACAAATACGTTTGCTGGCAAACCCGCCCGTCCCGGAATTGTAGGGGCGGGTTTTTTGCAGAGATTTGTAAAAAACAAACAGTTTTGCTGGCAAACCCGCCCGTACCGAGAATAAGGAAGAATTTATAGTTGCAGAAGTTACGCAGTTGAGATCCCCCAACCCCCTTAAGAAGGGGGCTTTAAATTCCCCCCTTTTTAAGGGGGGTTAGGGGGGATCGAGATCTCGCTTCTTCAACTGCGGATCTCCTCTCAGTTCCCGAATCAGGCATCATCCAAAGCAGCAATACCGGGCAGTTCCTTACCTTCAAGTAACTCCAAGCTTGCGCCGCCGCCAGTTGAAATGTGGCTCATTTGCTCGGCTACACCGACTTTTTCCACCGCTGCTACAGAGTCACCACCACCAATGATGGAAGTTACGCCTTGCTTGGTGAGATCGGCAAGAGTACGAGCGATCGCTTCTGTGCCTACAGCAAACTTGTCAAACTCAAATACACCCATCGGACCATTCCAAATCACCGACTTGCACTCAGCCAGTGCTGATTGGAACGTCTTGACCGAATCTGGACCAATATCCAAACCCATACCATCAGATGGAATATTATCCACACTGACGGTCTGAGCGTTGGCATCAGCAGCAAATTTATCTGCGACCACCACATCTGTAGGTAACAGCAAATCGACACCACGTTCTTTTGCCTTAGCTTCTAAAGATTTAGCCAGTTCTAGCTTGTCTTCTTCCACCAGCGACTTACCAACATTCAAACCCCGTGCTTTGTAGAAGGTGAAAATCATCCCACCACCCAACAGCAGCTTATCGCACTTGTCCAACAGCGTTTCGATTACGCCAATCTTACTAGAGACTTTCGAGCCACCAATAATTGCCGCTAGGGGACGCTGAGGATTTTCGATCGCACTTTGGAGATACTGAAGTTCTTTTTCAATCAAATAACCCGCTACCGAAGGGCTGAGGTAGTGAGTTACGCCCTCGGTTGAAGCATGGGCGCGGTGAGCCGTACCAAAAGCATCATTTACGTACAAGTCCGCATTTGCAGCTAACTTTTGAGCAAATTCTGGATTATTCTTTTCTTCCTCGGGATAGAAGCGAACGTTTTCCAACAGTAACACCTGACCATTTTGCATTTCTGCAACTTTGCCAGCAACCTCATCACCGATACAATCGTCGCACTTGATAACCTCTTGACCGAGTAATTCGGAAAGGCGCTTAGCAACGGGAGTCAGACGCAATTTATCATCTACACCTTTGGGACGACCGAAGTGACTAGCCAGGATGACTTTAGCACCCTTTTTAATTAAATCTTGAATTGTCGGCAGTGCAGCACGAATGCGGGTATCATCGGTGATATTGCCTTGGTCGTCTAGCGGTACGTTAAAATCTACCCGTACTAACGCCCGCTTCCCAGATAAATCTGACGAGGATAAATTTGCTAGAGTTTTTTTGGACACAGCGTCAACCTCCTAATTGCCTTTTTGGTTTAGTCCATCATTTAGCGCCGTCCACATTTTACCGAAGCATGGGTATCGGAGTTACCACAAATGTTTAAGACTGTTCTGTTTCCGATCGATCGTAGCCGCGAAACACAAGAAGCCGTAGGAGTCGTGGTTGAAATCGTGCAAAAGTATGGTAGTCGTCTAATACTGCTATCGGTAGTAGAAGGATCGGAGGAGGCTGACGAGGGCATGGAATCGCCTGATGTCGTAGCCCGACTTCTCGAAGATGCTCAGTCCGTCTTCAAGCAGCAAGGCATTCAAACAGAGGCATTCGAGCGGCAGGGCAAGCCTGCATTTGTTATCTGTGATGTAGCCGACGAAGTTGGTGCTAACTTAATTGTCATGGGATGCCGAGGACTCGGGTTGACAGAAGAAGGAGTCACCGAAAGCGTCACCAACCGCGTAATTAATTTATCTCCCTGTCCGGTTTTAGTTGTCCCCTAGTTGTTGATGGTTAATTGTTAATTGTTAATTGCTGTTAACTATTGACGATCGACCATTAACCATTAACAAATGACCAATGACTAATGACAAATGACAAACGAAATCCAATGGTATCCAGGTCACATTGCCAAAGCAGAAAAAGCGCTTGCCGAACAACTGAAGTTGGTTGATGTGGTATTGGAGGTACGGGACGCACGGATTCCACTAGCGACCCACCATCCGCGCGTGCCAGAGTGGGTAGGCAATAAAACACGAGTATTAATCCTCAACCGCGTCGATGCAATTCCCCCTGCGGTGCGGCAGTTGTGGCAGCAGTGGTTTAAGACACGGGGAGAAACAGTTTACTTTACCAATGCTAAAGATGGTAACGGTGTAGGACAAGTATTGCAGGTAGCGCAAAGAGCAGGTGATGAGATTAATCAACGCCGCAAAAATCGTGGCTTGTTAGCCCGTCCCGTGCGGGCAGCGGCGATTGGATTTCCGAATGTGGGTAAGTCAGCGCTGATCAATCGGCTATTGAAGCGGCGGATTGTTGTCAGTGAGGCTCGTCCTGGGGTAACGCGCCAGTTGCGCTGGGTCAGAATTTCCGATCGCGTCGAATTATTAGATGCACCTGGGGTAATTCCCACTAAGCTAGAAGACCAAGCAGCAGCAATTAAGTTAGCTATCTGCGATGATATTGGTGATGCTGCCTACGATTCTTACCAAGTGGCTGTTATCTTTATCGATTTGCTGCAAGATTTAATGGCAACTGCTCCCGAACTCATGCCTGACAATCCCCTATCTCGTTACAAAATCGATTCGTTGGGCATGACAGGAGAAGAATTTGTCTATGAGTTATCGGCAAAACGCGATCGCGGTGACTTGGAACGCACGGCAAGACAGATACTGATAGATTTTCGCAAAGGAACTTTGGGGACAGTTCCCTTAGAGTTACCACCGAATTAATTTTTGTAACTTTTCTTTTCATCCAAATAAACCAAAAGAGGGAAAATAGCTCAAAGCTACTCCCTCCCTTATCCATTGATGGTATATCGTATGAGTTTTAGAGATCGCCGTTGCGAAAGGCAAGGACAAAAATAACTGCTGGACCAGCTAGCATGATCAGGGCAACGCTTACTAGTTGAAACAGAGTTTCCCACTGAAAACTACCGATCGCATCAAAAATTCCAGACATAAGATTTATCTCTCCTCCCAGTTTGTCTATATTAACGTCGATTTCTTACATAAAAATCCGCACCTTATTTTACCTAGAGGAGAATTACCGGATTTAATTAACTTAACAAATCTATAACAAACCACAAATAAACCCTTGCTGCTCTCATTTTAGTGATGGAGAAACCAAAATTGCTAAGCTTGAGTAGCGGGAACTCTATCATCACCCAATCTGAATATTATGGCGACTTGGAAATGGCAACTTGGAAATGTGTAAAACAGTGTGGCGCTTGCTGTCATCTCGACCCAGAAGAACGCCCAGACATAGCAGAGTATTTGACACCAGAAGAGTTAGCACTCTATCTCAGCATGGTAGGTGAAGGTGGTTGGTGTATCAATTACGACCATTTAAGGCGAGAATGCAAAATCTACCCCAACCGTCCTCGCTTTTGCCGAGTCGAGCCAGAAATATTCTTAGATATGTACGGCATCGAGCCGGAAGAAGTCAACGATTTTGCAATCGAGTGCTGCGAGCAACAGATTTCCGGCGTTTATGGCGATCGCAGCCTGGAAATGGTGCGATTTAGTAGGGAAGTGAGTCGTGAGTGGTGAGTTGATAGGGTGTGGGGTGTGGGGTGACAGTGACTCCTGACCAGTGACTCCTGACCAGTGACCAGTTAGTTATTTTATCTCCTCAGCTGGGCGACTCTCCCTCAGCTCCCTCAGCTCTCTTCTCTCCCTCAGCCCCTCAGACGGGGGTTGATTTTTGTTACGATGTAGCAGAAAATGAAAGAAATATGAAAGATGTCGCGTATTGAGCTGAACTGCCTGTGAAACTGGAATCTGCACCCCCTCAGCGATCTAGCTTGTCTGACCAAATAACAGCACTGGAGAAACAGGTTTTGGAAACACACAGCAGCCAGCCTGTTGTCAGTGTTAGCGATCGCCCTTTACAACAGCAAAAACATAGAGAGTCTTGGTGGGCAATATACGCCTCGACATTTTTAACAATATTCTTGGCAGAATGCGGCGATAAGACCCAACTTTCCACGCTCTTGATGAGTGCAGAGTCTCAATCACCCTGGATTGTCTTCGTAGGTGCAGCCGCAGCGTTAATTACGACCAGTTTACTAGGCGTACTCTTAGGACAGTGGTTAGCAAAACACCTATCACCTAGAAAGTTAGAAATTGCCGCAGGTACGAGTTTACTACTGATCGCGATCGCCTTAGTAGGAGATATTTTACTTTCGTAGGAGATCCCCCCTAGCCCCCATTAAAAAGGGGGGAACAAGAGAGAAATTCCCTTTTAAGGGCGATCTAGAGGGACTGATAAAGATGCCCTCACTCCTCACTCCTCACTCCTCACCCCTCAACTTCATGGACTGGAAACTACTAGGAATCACTTTTGTAACTGTATTTCTCTCAGAATTGGGAGACAAAAGCCAACTAGCAGCGATCGCCCTCAGTGGTGGTTGTAAATCCCCACGGGCTGTCTTTTTTGGCACAGCTAGCGCTTTGATATTGACAAGTTTGCTGGGAGTTTTAGCGGGTGCGGGTGCAGCTCAGTTGCTACCTGTAAAATTCGTCAAGGCGATCGCGGCTGTGGGTTTTGCCGTGCTTGCAATTCGTTTATTATGCTTTGGAGACAATTCTCAGGAAACTGAGGAAACTACGATTTAAAAGGTGCAAATTCTACCTTTTGTCACCACATACTAAAATATTTTGGCTGAAAGCGGTATTGTGTGAAAAGGTATAAAAAACAAAGTTTTATGACTTATGACCGCCCTTCATCCTACCGACCATAAGAAAGCTAAAGCCCTCAAACCTGGCAGCCGTCGCCCAGCCAAAGAACTTTGTAGCGAGTGCGGTCTGTGCGACACATATTACATCCACTATGTCAAGGAAGCCTGTGCATTCCTAAACCAGCAATTTGACCAACTAGAAACTCAAACGCACGATCGCAGCCGTAATTTAGACAATCCAGACGAACTTTACTTCGGCGTGCATCACTCGATGACAGCGGCGCGGAAAAAAGAACCGATTCCAGGGGCGCAATGGACGGGTATTGTTAGTACCATTGCAATCGAAATGCTAAATCGCGGCATTGTCGAAGGCGTAGTCTGCGTCCAGAATACCAAAGAAGACCGCTTTCAACCGATGCCAATTATTGCCCGTACCCCAGAGGAAATTTTAGCCGCACGGGTAAATAAACCTACGCTGTCGCCTAACTTATCGGTGCTAGAACAAATAGAACAGTCAGGCATGAAACGACTGTTAGTTATTGGTGTCGGTTGTCAAATACAAGCATTGCGGGCAGTAGAAAAACAACTCGGCTTAGAAAAGCTGTATGTTTTGGGAACTCCTTGCGTGGATAACGTCACTCGTGCAGGATTGCAAAAGTTCTTAGAAACGACTAGTAAATCGCCCGATACGGTAGTACATTACGAATTCATGCAAGATTTCCGCGTTCACTTCAAACACGAAGATGGTTCGGTGGAGACAGTGCCTTTCTTTGGTTTAAAGACAAACCAGTTGAAGGATGTATTTGCACCTTCTTGCATGAGTTGCTTTGATTACGTCAACTCCCTTGCCGATTTGGTTGTCGGTTACATGGGTGCTACCTTTGGTTGGCAGTGGATTGTTGTCCGCAACGATCGCGGTCGCGAAATGCTGGATTTGGTGCAAGATAAATTAGAGCTACAACCAGTCATATCGCAGGGCGATCGCCATCAAGCAGTACAACAGAGTATACCTGCTTATGACAAAGCGGTGACTCTGCCCATGTGGGCGGCGAAGTTAATGGGTGTAGTCATTGAAAGAATTGGTCCGAAAGGGTTGGAATATGCACGATTCTCGATTGATTCTCACTTTACGCGGAATTATTTGTATGTAAAGCGGAATTATTTAGAGAAGTTGGAAGCGCATGTACCGGAGTTTGCTAAGCGGATCGTGGGGCAGTATAAGTTGCCGGATTAATGTCACGCATCAGCGAAGCGAAGCCCGATAGGGCGTTAGGCGCAAAGGCGCAAAGATGGGAAGGGTTTTCGCGTTTAGAGTCCGTTAGCAATGCGATGGATTCCGTCTTTGATGAGTGCAGACCCAAAGTTGATGAGTAAGCCTAGTTTTTTGTTTGTAAGCCGCAAATAGGTTAGGAGTTGTTTTTTATGGACTGGAGCCAGCATTTCTACAGATTTGATTTCGATAATGACTTTGCTAGCAACTATGATGTCAGCACGAAAGCCTTCTTCTAACCTAACGCTTTCATATACTACAGGTATGGCTTGCTGTCGCACGACACCTAATCCTCGGCGTTCCAACTCATAAGCCAAAACAGTCTCGTATACAGATTCCAACAACCCTGGTCCCAGAGTCGTGTGAATCTTGTATGCCCCATCAACAATCTCTTTTGCGATCTCATTCTCCCTCATGAGTAGAGAATACCCACACTTTGCGCCTTCGCGTCTAACGCTCCTTCGTCGCTTCGCTTCGCTGATGCGTGACATTTTTCTTGTTTTACTTACATAACTTAATAAAACTCACCTGCATAATTTTCTTCTATACCGCTGATAAGTAGATAGCGGAGGAAACACGCTATTTCTAGGAGGTGAGACAACAAGCAGCGCGGTAGTGATTTTGAAGAATTTTTCCTCGAAAATAAACATACCCCTGCTGGAGAGACAAATAAAAAATACTGTTATGGAAGAATTTGAGGTGAGTCTGCGTCAATTGGTCGTAGAAACTTGTCAGCAGAAGATCGGTAGTCTCGATCGCCAGCGAGGTTTAACTAGAATTGTCCGCTCGATTGCCAAGTCTGGCAAGCTGTGGAAAGAAAATACTCTCGATTACGAGGATGCCTTACAACAAACCTGGCTGTATTTCTGCCGTAACCTGTGTGAAGCTACGACAGGCGATCGCTACGATCCCAGTCGTAGTAGTGTCACGACTTGGCTAAATGCATATTTGCGGCGACGGCTGCAAGACTTATACCTGCAAAGAAAGACTACCAATAACTCGACAACTAGACAAGTCTATTCTGTTGACGAGCTAGGGAAAGACGCGATTGAAGCCTTGGAAGCTCCGCCCGATGTCCCACCAATTTTGGAAACGACACGAAAGTGGATTCAAATCGATCCTGATGGCGACCTCCGCCGTACTTATATTCAAGGTTATCCAAAAGTGAATTGCCAAGTTTTATTGTTACAAAGGCTGCCACCAGAGACAAGCTGGGAAGATTTAGCAGCGCAATACAAGCTGTCTGTTTCGACACTGAGTAGTTTCTATCGGCGACAATGCCTACCACGATTGCGTAAATTCGGCGAATCGCAAGGGTATTTAGAGGATACCTATCATGAATTATCAAGCACGAGCAAACGATCGTTCCCTTCCGTTACCAATTACTCAAGCCGCAAATAGCATTGCTTGGCAGTTCAGCCAGCAGCAACCAACGTTACAAAAAGCAGAGCAAGTGCGACTGAATACCTTGGCTGTGTGTGCCGTCCGCGATTATTTAGAAATGATGGGCATTCCGGTGAATTGGAGTGGGTGCGAT from Chroococcidiopsis sp. SAG 2025 harbors:
- a CDS encoding GxxExxY protein translates to MRENEIAKEIVDGAYKIHTTLGPGLLESVYETVLAYELERRGLGVVRQQAIPVVYESVRLEEGFRADIIVASKVIIEIKSVEMLAPVHKKQLLTYLRLTNKKLGLLINFGSALIKDGIHRIANGL
- a CDS encoding sigma-70 family RNA polymerase sigma factor, translated to MEEFEVSLRQLVVETCQQKIGSLDRQRGLTRIVRSIAKSGKLWKENTLDYEDALQQTWLYFCRNLCEATTGDRYDPSRSSVTTWLNAYLRRRLQDLYLQRKTTNNSTTRQVYSVDELGKDAIEALEAPPDVPPILETTRKWIQIDPDGDLRRTYIQGYPKVNCQVLLLQRLPPETSWEDLAAQYKLSVSTLSSFYRRQCLPRLRKFGESQGYLEDTYHELSSTSKRSFPSVTNYSSRK
- a CDS encoding Coenzyme F420 hydrogenase/dehydrogenase, beta subunit C-terminal domain — translated: MTALHPTDHKKAKALKPGSRRPAKELCSECGLCDTYYIHYVKEACAFLNQQFDQLETQTHDRSRNLDNPDELYFGVHHSMTAARKKEPIPGAQWTGIVSTIAIEMLNRGIVEGVVCVQNTKEDRFQPMPIIARTPEEILAARVNKPTLSPNLSVLEQIEQSGMKRLLVIGVGCQIQALRAVEKQLGLEKLYVLGTPCVDNVTRAGLQKFLETTSKSPDTVVHYEFMQDFRVHFKHEDGSVETVPFFGLKTNQLKDVFAPSCMSCFDYVNSLADLVVGYMGATFGWQWIVVRNDRGREMLDLVQDKLELQPVISQGDRHQAVQQSIPAYDKAVTLPMWAAKLMGVVIERIGPKGLEYARFSIDSHFTRNYLYVKRNYLEKLEAHVPEFAKRIVGQYKLPD